The window GACACTGGGATTTAAACTACTGTAGCTTTAACCACTACAAAGGCAGACCCCCGGGAACTCATAGATTTGGATGCTGCTCACTGGACTTCCCGGCCCTGAACTCTGACCCAAGGACGACTTCTTCAAAGAACCCCCAGGACCAACACACCTTTATAGTGTGACGGCTTTGCTTTTTTTTAGGGTTCTCAGACCTGTACACTGCAGAGGTGACCAGTCATTGCAccaatacactgacacagagcgaCGGATTTGAAATTCCGCCGCCCCACGGCACTTAGCTGTGGCGGACGCCTCcttggtgccgccctcctcctgaaTCGCAACGACGTcatgtcatttgacactgcgttgccatggtgacgagacgccatgtgacgtcacgttggtggcGTCCTGCTGTGATTTTAAAGGAGGGCTGCAGCTAGGAGGCGGCAGTCACAGCCAATTGCCTTCCCATTAGCCCAATTGACCAGAGAGCggggcaaatgtatatggggcagacatttttgccgccccaaaattttgTCGCCCCAGGCCTGACGGGCCTAATTGGAAATCTGCCACTGCACAGAGTATAACAGAGGGTGGGTCGAGCCTGCTCTACCGAGTATGACAGGTCAAAGATCCAGACAGGTGCACTAGGGCAATGAATCATATACAGAAGAGAGAACACCGACGGAGTAAAGGCACTACCTGCCGGATAAGTCCCTATAGCATGCACTCGATGTCTGTGTGAGGGGAACGTACCTCCATATCGTTTAGAGACAACCGAAGAGAGTAGTGATACTGGTCTGTGATGTATTGTATAGTTGTAAAGTTAAAACACTATTTATTATACGGCATTAAAATAATAGGACCAGATTGGATGAGAGAACAATAAAATCGTATTAAATAATAGCAGTAAATGCAAGATGATCAAGGCAGTGGGTGGGAAAgggacagaaagagggagagaagaccctCAAAACTTATCTGTGCTGGCCCTGCGGGGATGCATTTCAAGAAGGCTGCGTGTTGTTCAGTGTTTGCTGCATGGCTGTGCCCCCCCAGTGACGCAGTGGTATGTTTTTAAGGGATAAGGTAAGCGGGTATTTGCATTTCATTCAACAGGTAGCTATCTATGGTTACTTTGCCATATCCCCGCAGGGTCAGCCTAGATTGGTGTGTAGGGACTAGTACCTTTCTTTCCCTTCCATGTGTGTAGTTAAATTGCTACAAGGGTCAGCTACAAGCAGGGTCTCTATACAGACACCCACCTGCTACATTATATGCTGATATACTCTATCTTGTATTTATGTGATTTAATAATCACAGGGCTTGCTGTGGTTTAAGAAAAATGTTTTTCTCTGTTTAGTTGGCACTAATTCCTTCTTGGAATGCATCCCCGCAGGGCCAGCACAGATACGTTTTGagggtcttctctccctctttctgtcctTTCCCCACCCACTGCCTTGATCATCTACTTGCATTTACTGCTGttatttaatacaattttattgttctCTCTCATCCAATCTGGTCCTATTATTTTAATGCGGTATAATATAGTGTTTTAACTTTACAACTATACAATACATCACAGACCAGTATCACTACTCTCTTCGGTTGTCTCTAAACCATATGTAGGTACGttcccctcacacagacagagtGCATGCTATAGGGACTTATGCGACAGGCAGTGCCTTTACTCCGCCTgttttctctctttcttctgtATATAGTGCACAGAGTATAACTGgactgtactatactgtacagGGACACTAGGGTACAACCGGACTGCACTATATCAGCTCTGATAATAAGGATATGAAGATACACAATTAGTGGAGCGAAATCTACATGAAATCAAACATTACAAAACTACAAGATGACCAAATAGATGTAAAAGTCCAGAATACTACTAGATTCAGATTACATTAAAGGAGCATTAGCAAAGCAGAATACATTACCGCAACATGCAAGCAACAATAAAACAATGCGGCACAGTTTATGTACACgagggggaagggaagtgtgTGACACAAAATAGGGGAGAGGGTGCAAcacaaggggtgggggggagaaccTCTCTCGTGGTCCTGTGGGAGGGACAGAGCCTGGCCTCTCAAGCTGGGTGGAGGAAACAGTGCCTGACCCCAGGCGGGCtgcatggaagggggggggagagagaaacgacGACGACCGTATCTAGACTGGCAGGCGACACGGCCTGACACCTTACAAGGGGGAGAGACAGCCTTGCCCTGCTCATGGAGGGGGGAGACAGCATGGCCCCTCTTGTGGGGGGAGACAGTCTTGCTCTTCTCATGGAGGGAGACAGCTTGGCCCCTCAGGGGGAAGGAACACAGCCTGGTGCCTCCTataggagaaagggggagggggcaggaaaacaaacactggcacctggccaggggggggggggggggggaagagaagagccTGAAGCCCAGATGGTTGCACGCACTCAGTAGCAGGAAATTAAAGAGCGGCCATATTTATTAAATCCAGTTTGCACATCTTGATCCCGCAGAGTAGCCATGATAAAAGGTGGTGGAGACACAGCACGACAGAATTATGAGAGAGAAAATCGTGGgtagggaaagagggagagagcgcaaggggaGTAGGTGGTTGAGAgcaaagggggggtggagagaagagagcacaagggggtgagggggaagaaagtgagggagagcaagggggggtgagagagcaagggtggggtggggggggtgagagagcaagggtggggggtgagagagcaagggtggaggggtgagagagcaagggtgggggggagacattAAAACTTCACCGGTCCCATATACATATTATTAGACAGGGGTGGGGGGTAGGGTGCCGTCTCagtaaggagggggagggattatatatataaaacagcagCTGATTAACCCCCTGAGGGGGTAGAACTGtccatggggggttgggggaataAGGGTGTATCAGTccttcttcttctcttcttctggTTTGGGGGTGGGAGGCTCTTCAgggacagggggaagggggggaagggggtcaaGCCCATCCTGGGGGGAGACGGGTGCCGGGGCTTCTCCGCTGGTCCCAAACTCATTCATCCGTGTCAGGTCCACCCTATAAATCCAGCGCTGGTACAGGTATATAAAGAACACGACGTCTGTAGGGGAGATTTAGAGAATTCAATAAGTCCCCCACAACCTACTCCTCCTACATACCGTAAATCGTATAGTATTCTTATTATATTTGTAAAATCCTATAGGGTGTACATCCTAGATACCCTATAAAAATTATACATACGCTATAAGGATCCTACACACGCAATGACAATCCTACAAGGTTCCTAGAGACCCTATAAGAATCCTATAAGGTTCCTtgtaccaattagactgtaagctcctcggaacagggactcctcttccttaatgtctgaatcacttattcccatgatctgttatttatattatctgttatttattggattagcacatgtattactgctgtgaagcgctatgtacattaatggcgctatataaataaagacatacaatacaatacatacccTACTAAAATTCtgttaaaaaaaagttacataATATAAGAATCTTGCACATCTTATTCGAATCCTATAATAATCTTATATAATTGCACAGGAATCTTACAAATCCTATAAAAACGTGAGACCATACAAGGATCCTACATATATCCTAGAAAATTCCCTTTCGTTGAGGGGACCCTAAAGCCACGAGCACAGGTCCAGGGAGATATGGGGAATTATATAGGGTCTGCTCACCGTCCCGCAGACAGCCGATCCTATACATCATGGGCATCTTGATGACGAAGGCGAAGAGATCATCTATGAAGGTATTTAGGGCTTTGTAGGTCAACATCCGCCAGGGAAGATGAGCTACTGACTTCATCTTGTAATTAATGAACAGCTGCGGTGTCATCGTGATAAACcctattaaaaaaacaacaatcaaccATTAATAATCTGCTTTGGGGGGGCTCATTATTATCAACCCTACAGATACATTAATAACAAATAGTTGTGGGGGTCAGAAACAAATTCTACAAAATATTATAAGATATTAGCTCTGGGGTGGTTTATAGACCATCTAAAACAGGGGCGTGCAAACTTTTTTGGCAGCACCCCGCCCCCCACCTTACCTCCTCCGATTGccaccccctccttacctcgcacGGCGGGTTCATGTGACCCACGGCATCATGTTACCAgagcaaccgtgacgtcacatgacgctgcgttgccatggtcacgcttCCTGAAGCCGGCTTAATCCCGGttagtagaggttgcagaggccttgtgcggtcccccggcatttaatttaaatgccttggggaagagcgcgggacctctgcaaccacccgcgccccccccccaaaaaaaccttgTGCTTGCGCAACGCTGATTTAAAACATTGTTACCAATTACTAAACCTCTATAAAGGTAATGGCGATGAATCGTATCAAACTATAAAAACATTAATAAATCTTTTGTTGGGTCGTTATAAACcacaacacatatacatatttattttttactattaacaattgtgtgataaaaaaaaatctgacatAAGTGTTACTATTAATTACGGTGATATATCCTGCAAGAGAAGAAATATATTAATTTGTGAGgataaaaatattacttttaaAATTGTGGTCAATCCTACAAATGTTTTACTATaaatatgaatattaatttgATAAATCTGACAAGAAAAATATAGACAAGTTACTATCAAATTGATCGTGAGATACAGTACAGGATAAAAGGCCCTAAACCAGtgattttcaacaggggttcctaggaacccttgggttccccaggcatcgctaaagggttccctgtagtTTTCCGGTCATTCAGTGATTATATCAAATATATAAGAATTGACCaggcatctaatctcagacgcactattagagagttggggttccccagaatgtcacaaaataattatagggttccctaaccaaaaaaaaaggttaaaaaccacTGCCCTAAACCATCATAAGGAAGAGGCcccatataaaataaaaatgtaaaaaaaatattgtaaaaagaatgattaataaaagATTTTTATTTGAATAATTAAAGTACATGGGCAGACTTTTTCATGACAAAAAATATTTTCATTATAAaattactaaaaaaaaacaattcaaagATTTAAAAGGTCTTTTCTTGATTTTTGGAAAGCCAATTTATTGATAATGTCAAATAAGATGCGATATCACTTCCTAGGCACAAAATGCAAGATACACCTAGTGCACTTTTCTTGTCGCATGGTCATTTTGAGCTAATTTTTTAGCTTCAAAAAAAGTCCTCTTTCCTGCGCAATTGGTTATCATCAAACTTAAAAACAGACGCAATATTGCGTCAGTGTAGGGGAAGGCTAAGTCAATCTCATCCTGAATGATGACATACAGATCTTGATGACAAAAACGTTCTTTATCTGGATAATTTTCCTTCACATAGAGATGAAACAGATTTATTTCTCCAATAAGGTTCATGTGGATTTAGAGGGCCCCTCAAATAGATTAGAATTGTAAAAAAATCTTAGTATTTGGAGGCCCTAAGCTGTACCTTATTTAGCTTATACGGAAATCCACCACTGTTCGCACCCAACAATTTAAGCCACATCCGTGGTGCACATACTTTACCCGCTACGTCCAGGAGTGATCACGCACCGCGGAACGTTACTGAAGGAAATCCCGCACTAAAGCCAATTTCTTCCACTATAAATCCATCCTCACGTCCAAGAACGCTGCCCTTTCCCTTGCCAAggaaacctacttttcttcactcatAGAAACTGCCATCTAACCCTCACGCCAATTCACCACCTTTATCTCCCATATCCATCCAACTACACCTGCACCACCTTCTACCCTCACAGGCAGAGATATTGCAGTGTTCACCTACTTCACAGACTAGATTAAGTCAAATCAGACATGGCATTTCTTCATCTCAAGCTCCACACCCCCTAACCTCCTCCCATACACACAAATCCACCCTCAGCTCATTTTCCCATGATCGAGATGAGGTCTCCGTGCTTCTCTCCTCATCTTGCCCTACAATCTGCCACCATGATCCTATTCCCACATTTCTCCTCCACTCAAAAGCCACAGCCTACCTAACTCATCTCTTTACTCTTTCGCCTCTGGCACATTACCATCTTTGTTTAAACTTCCACTCATCACACCCAGTATCAAAAAAAAACTACACTATTGACCCACCTCCCTCTCTAACtatcgacctctctctctctctcttctcccctttacCTCCAAggatataacaagagacaggggttgcccaatgctacatcccattgacaaaacatatatggtaaaaagtattgttgacataaatatatattcatggtgtggtgggtgtgggagtttgagctagctggtaATGTGTGCTAATCAATctctgactggtagcagttgtttggaggctggtggtacctccccccagagctcactcctcctcctccacctttttacttgggaggtcttttcatttgctgcaggaacaagacctataatggttcttcccctcttacagaggtaaaaggaagggttcacagtgttgtgtaggacctgcattaatttagttataccttggcgttggtatgcaggcttatgacgctttggccaaagggttaactaaatattATTGAAGCATTTTACTtgatactttttaccatatatgttttgtcaatggtatgtagcattgggcatcccctgtctcttgttatatacaattgccacgctcagtagctctcttgttgacataaatatatattcatgatgtggctAGCTGAGAATGTGTGTTAATCTACCTCCAAGGATAGACTTGTATACAACATCTCaagtcactttctctcctccaactccctgccTGACTCTGCAATCTGGTTTCCGTCCTCTATACTCCACTGAAAACGTACTAACAAATGTGGCTAATGACCTACTAagagtcaatgactgagccacctgtgctgaaacagggatatcctgaaaacctgacctgttggtggcccttgagaacaggAGTTGGTCATCCTTGCtctagaatcaaatttaaaacaCTAGCTCCGGCTTACCATCTCTCAACGACACtgccctcccccaaatacatctcagccctcatccccaaatatattccTAACCGCCACCCATGTTCGGCCCATGACatccaactctcctcctgccttaccTCCTCTCGCTTCCACCTGCAAGACTTCTCCCATATTGCCCCCGCTCTCTTGAATTCCCTACCACATACTGTACCATCAGACATTTACAAACTCACTGAAAACTCACTTTTTTTCAAGGAAGCTAATCTGGGATATCTCTACCATTAAACTCCCCCCTCCAACACCACTGGGTACAGCTGTGTTACTGGACCAATCTCCAGGCTATCCCCTAACATCCATATCCTCAATCTTCAGGgcatcagctgtgcggctggaccatagTTCATCGGAAGGCATactccgtcccacaatgagcagccactttaccttttcgTTTCAACATTGTTGCTCACGccttctagatcaggggtgcgcaaactttgtgcgctgcgcccagccctgCCTGCCAACCCCtgtgctcgccccccccccttacataagatacggcatcaaatgacgcacagGGCCATGTGACCCGCGACTTCATTTGCCGCACATTGCCACAGCgacgcgtcacatgaccccgcgccgtcatttgacgcagcgttgccaaagacaaggtaggagacgctgcagaggcctcacgtgatccctcTGCACTTAATTTatatgctgtggggaagagtgcggggcctctgctgcagccgccacgcccccccagaaaaatcttgcgccccccacctctagattgtaagctctcacgagcagagacctcattaccttttgtataTGTTTGTCCTTCTTTGGTATGTAACCGTTTATGCAATTTACATCTCTGTTCGCCAGTTGTACctcgctgtggaatatgttggtgctttacaaataaaataatacatttccTCCCGCCCCTCCAGTGTCCGTATTCCACCCTCCAGTGTGCCATGTCCataccacccccccctctcctgtatcaGTATCCCCCTACTCCGGTGTGTCCTGTGTCAGTATCCATCCACCCTCTACTCTGTGTGCCCCCAAGATAAAGATAAGCAATGCTGTGCGACAGGGAGACGCCACTAAACCTGTTCACAGTAACACTTGGAAACAAAACATCAACAGTAAATAGTTGAGTCACCTACACTTTGCAGACAACATTGTTTTGCCACAAGTAaaaacctccagcaacaaatcagaggaCTCGCCGAAGCAAGCGAGAAgctgggcctccatatgaatctcatcAAAACCAAGATAAATGGAATATAACTAGGTGTCTACCATGGTCAGCTagtatcaatggatgggaaccttttgaatgaaatcaataggagaatgaagatgggatggagcgcatttggaagaaacaacaCCATATATCAAGGGAACCTTCCAGTGTGCATCAAGAGGAGTGTGTGATGTATTCTGCCcttgctcacatatggatgtgagaCTTAAGAGACTAAATGCAGAGATAATTCAGAGTCTTCAgaaaactcaaagaagtatggaaaGATGTAGGCTGTggattacccgaagagacagggaaaagaatgaatgggATCGGAAGAAAACCAAAGTCTGAAATCTTCACACGTATGAAGAAAATGGAAGTGGGCCAGAcgatcgttggacaaagatggtactcgaccgGATTCCATGGGGTATCAAACAAAAGTATGATGGGAAGATAAAATCAGAACATTTGTGGGAGAAACATGGAGAAGCTTGCAACTTGAGTACCTGAAAGAGAATTGAATCAACAAGGGCTCAAGATGATAGATTTATATCTAgttcatcttcagcccttgtcgaaccactgctggatgaaggactaACCAATGATCTTCAAGGTACTGCGATTGCAAGCCTCTTCTCCAGCAAATTCCTACAAAATATCTCATTCCACACTTACCGAATGTGAGGAGGAATCCGTATAACATACTCAGTACCCAGGAATACCAGCTCTTGTGTTCCATATACAGTAGGCTGTATACAGCATAGCATCCCAACAATGGAAACAGGATCCATGACAGGTACCGGAACGCCATCTGCAGACAGGAAGGAGACAGTGCTGAACCTTAGAACACCTTTCCCGCTCTCTCACCCTTATACATTTATCCAGCAATTTCAAAGGAACCCAGCCCTAAACAAATCATAAATACCCATAAAAACTAGTATATCCTAGAAGCATCCGATATATTGTATAGAAACGATATACCTtccacaagaaaaaaaaaacaattatccaTGCACAAAAATATAAAAGCAGGCACACCAGGGCTTATGgccaatacaaaaaaaagtttattaatagGTCAACATTTCAGTACTCACAGGAAGCGTTTTCAAGACAATCACAAAACAGACCGTAAATACCCTTACCCCAAGACGCTGAATAAAAAGTGCGGGCTCTCACGTTGAACAGCTGCTGCTGTGCCACTTGCTAGAAAGCCAGTTCTAACAATCACGAGTGCGCTTGTGTCTGTACACGCATACATGTgtgcacgtactgtatgtgaatgtgagcgtacgtgtgtacacacacacacacacgagatgcTTCTATAAGGATTCTACATGCCGGATAAGGGTGGTACAAACCCTGCACAACCTAAACCAATCCAAAAAACAAAACTAGGACACATAAGGACCCGATACTCACATCATCATACACTTTGGTGGATGACGCAACATACGTAGACTTGTCCTTCACCGTCAGACGTGGGAAGATCCCAGCCACTTTGTTCTCTCTGTCCAGctgtgtgagagggacagggatcAGTCTGAGGTTCGAGAATTGACCTGGAGGCCTAACCCTGACGTCCGTCAACTAGGTGACCTTGTAAAGGTCATTGGAAGGGTTATAGGGTTGGCTTGGAGGTGACAAGGTCATCACTAGGGTTGGGATGGGGGCAACACTAATTCCTAAAGGTGACGCACTGTGTGCCACAGGCCCTGTGCAACCTTCCATGGGTGATTAGGATGGTTATAGGGCTTGGACAGAGATGACACATGgaaaagcacttattccctgtattgtatggtctcttttgtaaagtgccaagTACACTGTAGgtaatatataaagatatacataaactCAAAAGGACGCTCCTGGAGATATGCTCATAGAAAGGACACACACTgaggtgacacattgtgtccaAGATGTGACAGAGGTGGCTCCTCACCTTGACGTCCATGACCTTGGTGATCTTCCAGAAGTCAATGAGCAGACCGATGCCAACGCTGACCTGCACCACAAAGTTGGTCTCATTGTCTAGGATGTAGAGCAGGACAACGAGGGACTGGAAGACCCCAAAGATAACGGAACGCACAGAGAGACCTTCCAAAGACTGGCGACTGTTCCAAAACTGGATGTCTGGGACAGAGGGAAGAGACAGAGGAGTAGAATGGGATAGATTAAGGATTACTACTTCAGAaattactgtatgtaatttctGTCATTGTCAATGTCACACTTATCGCTCCTATCCATGCATCACCTTGCATGTTCTCTGCAGCCACTTTTCTGTCCATGACCGCTGCTGTCAGAGTTCCACTGTGCACCTCCATGcgtatctcctcccccccccccagtcctgtCCCAATACCCCTTTCTCCGGTCTGTGTCAGCATGCATGACCCCTTCAGTCCTTGTGACACCGCCAGGGTGTGCCCTAATTTCCCGTTGGATTACCTCCTCCCGTTCCATTCTGCTCCCTTGACACCCCCCACCCGTCCCCCTGTGTACCCTCTCATTGCCCCATTACCGTTTTTGAAGGCCAGGAATTCAAAGACGCTGTGTACGATGGATACGGTGATGGTCACAGCCAGGAGATAGGGGTTGGTCTCCAGTAGGGCCACCTACAGGAAGTGACATAAGGGCCGGTGACAAAGGGAGAACAACTTACAAGTATGTTACCACTTTTAGTGCTGCCTCCTCCCAGCAGACACTACTAGGCCCTTGGAGAACCTACTACAAATTGCTTCCACAGGTTCCTCGGCCTCCAGATTTCATCCCCGGGAATAAAGTTATATACTACCAACCACTTATCAGCCCCATCCCATCCCATATTTTTAAGTCCACGCCTTCTAAAGAATTCTCCCCCTCGAAGCATCACCCCCAAGAATGAAATCCCTACAATCCCACCTCAGCTTTCTCAATGCTTCCTCCCGGCTCCATCCACAAGGAACCTGCCGATATAATCCATGTCTAAGTTACTCTAGGCTTTGCCCTTTTCAGACTCATCCTTCTCCAGGTCCCTTCCTCTAAACTCCAGCCCCAAGGATCCTACCCCAGCTTCCCCTTTCACCTCCTAGACGCAATCCCTGAAGATCCTACCCTCACAATCTGACCCTGGCCTCCTCCCCTTACCAAATATCTCCCTCCAGCCCTCACcttcacagagtcctgttcctcATCCGACTGCTCATACATCTCGTCCCCAAGGAAGTTCCAGGGGCTGCGAGAGTTCTGTGCTGCATACAACTGCCACCGCCACAGGGAAAGGGGGCAGAACGACAGCCGCAGAGGTAAAGAGGTCATGCTCTCATTCAGCGGGGCGTAATCCTTCTGCAGGTTCCAGTAGTCGTTGAAGTACACGATGGGATAATAATCACCGCTCACCGCGTCAAATTTCACGTCTGCGGAGTAGCTCTTATGGGAtttataagataatagggtcgggggaggggg is drawn from Ascaphus truei isolate aAscTru1 chromosome 7, aAscTru1.hap1, whole genome shotgun sequence and contains these coding sequences:
- the CLPTM1 gene encoding putative lipid scramblase CLPTM1, giving the protein MASPGEETQPSINGSAGTEAAVVHDQQNEQQQPPPPAPPPNAWQVIKGVLFRIFIIWAISSWFRRGSAPQDQATPTGDPRPPSRNLFPKDTLMNLHVFLSENEHFTEFNSSSALFWEQQDLVYGDWSSGENGDGCYEQYSEISVPEGVQRNGSLYIHVYLTKSGFHPDPDQKVLHRRLATVHTSRMLNKYKRRRFLKTKNLLTGETEADPEMIKRAEDFGPIEIISHWHPNLTINIVDDHTPWVQGSVPPPLDQYVKFDAVSGDYYPIVYFNDYWNLQKDYAPLNESMTSLPLRLSFCPLSLWRWQLYAAQNSRSPWNFLGDEMYEQSDEEQDSVKVALLETNPYLLAVTITVSIVHSVFEFLAFKNDIQFWNSRQSLEGLSVRSVIFGVFQSLVVLLYILDNETNFVVQVSVGIGLLIDFWKITKVMDVKLDRENKVAGIFPRLTVKDKSTYVASSTKVYDDMAFRYLSWILFPLLGCYAVYSLLYMEHKSWYSWVLSMLYGFLLTFGFITMTPQLFINYKMKSVAHLPWRMLTYKALNTFIDDLFAFVIKMPMMYRIGCLRDDVVFFIYLYQRWIYRVDLTRMNEFGTSGEAPAPVSPQDGLDPLPPLPPVPEEPPTPKPEEEKKKD